A stretch of Caenorhabditis elegans chromosome IV DNA encodes these proteins:
- the C06A6.4 gene encoding N-acyl-aliphatic-L-amino acid amidohydrolase (Confirmed by transcript evidence) codes for MSEDIGVTRFREYLRVNTEQPKPDYEACRDFLFKYADELGIERRSVETAPGTYFVIMTIPGSKPDLPSIMLYSHTDVVPTFREYWTHDPYSAFKDEDGNIFARGAQDMKCVGVQYMEALRNWFAKGVKQWTRTIHIVWGPDEEIGHINGMKGFAVTEEFKKLNIDFALDEGIATEDDVYKIFYAERIPWWVKVTLPGHPGHGSKFIEKTAIEKLHKLIASVDEFRNEQKSLLAEHPEWTVGDVTTSNITIINGGVQVNVVPEKFEAYIDIRVTPLQDLDAVLARVDQWAKEAGEGVTYEFMQSTNPADKSTIDFETFSNFKLISPNTREDPFWAAIDDALQKEGCKYKKEIFIGATDSRFVRAQGIRAIGFSPIINTPSLLHDHNEFLNEKTFLRGVEIYETLINKLANVN; via the exons aTGAGTGAAGATATTGGAGTGACACGGTTCCGTGAGTATCTTCGTGTCAATACTGAACAGCCAAAACCAGATTACG AGGCTTGCCGGGATTTCCTTTTCAAGTATGCCGACGAGTTGGGAATCGAAAGACGATCTGTAGAG actGCTCCAGGAACATACTTCGTTATTATGACAATCCCTGGCTCCAAACCTGATCTTCCATCAATTATGCTCTATTCTCATACTGATGTCGTTCCAACTTTCCGAGAATATTGGACTCATGATCCATATTCCGCTTTCAAAGATGAAgatggaaacatttttgctcgcggagcacaaGATATGAAATGTGTTGGAGTACAATATATGGAGGCTTTAAGAAATTGGTTCGCAAAAGGAGTTAAACAATGGACTCGTACAATTCACATTGTTTGGGGACCAGATGAGGAAATTGGTCATATCAATGGAATGAAAGGATTTGCAGTTACTGAAgaattcaagaaattgaatATTGATTTTGCTCTTGATGAGGGAATTGCCACTGAAGATGATGTCTACAAGATATTTTATGCAGAGAGAATCCCTTGGTGGGTAAAAGTCACACTTCCTGGACATCCTGGACATGGTTCTAAATTCATTGAAAAGACTGCCATTGAGAAATTg cACAAGTTAATCGCCAGCGTTGACGAGTTCCGAAATGAGCAAAAGTCTCTTCTAGCGGAGCATCCAGAATGGACAGTTGGAGATGTGACTACTTCAAATATCACGATTATTAACGGAGGAGTACAAGTAAATGTGGTGCCGGAAAAGTTCGAAGCTT ACATTGATATTCGCGTAACTCCACTCCAAGATCTGGATGCTGTTCTAGCACGTGTAGATCAATGGGCTAAAGAAGCTGGAGAAGGTGTTACCTATGAATTCATGCAG TCAACTAATCCAGCGGACAAGTCGACAATCGATTTCGAAACG TTctccaatttcaaattgatttctCCAAACACCCGGGAGGATCCATTTTGGGCAGCAATTGATGATGCACTTCAAAAAGA agGTTGCAAATACAAGAAGGAGATCTTCATCGGAGCCACTGATTCACGATTTGTCAGAGCG CAAGGAATCCGCGCCATTGGCTTCTCCCCAATCATCAATACTCCATCGCTTCTGCACGATCacaacgaatttttgaatgagaaaACATTCTTGAGAG gtgtTGAAATCTACGAGACACTGATCAACAAACTGGCCAATGttaactaa
- the C06A6.4 gene encoding N-acyl-aliphatic-L-amino acid amidohydrolase (Confirmed by transcript evidence), which yields MSEDIGVTRFREYLRVNTEQPKPDYEACRDFLFKYADELGIERRSVETAPGTYFVIMTIPGSKPDLPSIMLYSHTDVVPTFREYWTHDPYSAFKDEDGNIFARGAQDMKCVGVQYMEALRNWFAKGVKQWTRTIHIVWGPDEEIGHINGMKGFAVTEEFKKLNIDFALDEGIATEDDVYKIFYAERIPWWVKVTLPGHPGHGSKFIEKTAIEKLHKLIASVDEFRNEQKSLLAEHPEWTVGDVTTSNITIINGGVQVNVVPEKFEAYIDIRVTPLQDLDAVLARVDQWAKEAGEGVTYEFMQFSNFKLISPNTREDPFWAAIDDALQKEGCKYKKEIFIGATDSRFVRAQGIRAIGFSPIINTPSLLHDHNEFLNEKTFLRGVEIYETLINKLANVN from the exons aTGAGTGAAGATATTGGAGTGACACGGTTCCGTGAGTATCTTCGTGTCAATACTGAACAGCCAAAACCAGATTACG AGGCTTGCCGGGATTTCCTTTTCAAGTATGCCGACGAGTTGGGAATCGAAAGACGATCTGTAGAG actGCTCCAGGAACATACTTCGTTATTATGACAATCCCTGGCTCCAAACCTGATCTTCCATCAATTATGCTCTATTCTCATACTGATGTCGTTCCAACTTTCCGAGAATATTGGACTCATGATCCATATTCCGCTTTCAAAGATGAAgatggaaacatttttgctcgcggagcacaaGATATGAAATGTGTTGGAGTACAATATATGGAGGCTTTAAGAAATTGGTTCGCAAAAGGAGTTAAACAATGGACTCGTACAATTCACATTGTTTGGGGACCAGATGAGGAAATTGGTCATATCAATGGAATGAAAGGATTTGCAGTTACTGAAgaattcaagaaattgaatATTGATTTTGCTCTTGATGAGGGAATTGCCACTGAAGATGATGTCTACAAGATATTTTATGCAGAGAGAATCCCTTGGTGGGTAAAAGTCACACTTCCTGGACATCCTGGACATGGTTCTAAATTCATTGAAAAGACTGCCATTGAGAAATTg cACAAGTTAATCGCCAGCGTTGACGAGTTCCGAAATGAGCAAAAGTCTCTTCTAGCGGAGCATCCAGAATGGACAGTTGGAGATGTGACTACTTCAAATATCACGATTATTAACGGAGGAGTACAAGTAAATGTGGTGCCGGAAAAGTTCGAAGCTT ACATTGATATTCGCGTAACTCCACTCCAAGATCTGGATGCTGTTCTAGCACGTGTAGATCAATGGGCTAAAGAAGCTGGAGAAGGTGTTACCTATGAATTCATGCAG TTctccaatttcaaattgatttctCCAAACACCCGGGAGGATCCATTTTGGGCAGCAATTGATGATGCACTTCAAAAAGA agGTTGCAAATACAAGAAGGAGATCTTCATCGGAGCCACTGATTCACGATTTGTCAGAGCG CAAGGAATCCGCGCCATTGGCTTCTCCCCAATCATCAATACTCCATCGCTTCTGCACGATCacaacgaatttttgaatgagaaaACATTCTTGAGAG gtgtTGAAATCTACGAGACACTGATCAACAAACTGGCCAATGttaactaa
- the mvb-12 gene encoding Multivesicular body subunit 12A (Confirmed by transcript evidence) encodes MTELEFSADNAAPVIPITAICIVADKNKAPRGFLPIIKCQDDQTEADLWRDGFFTINRQVRYICTSTEIPDSNIKTPVQVITNLIIVRESDPIPHGYVAIDYTADSREKSLRKKYVCIRTEPRDRVVDAIGEIIILGKTKKVPRDYTSAGDIDSLLICYKVISIPQTYGIQTSNSTSNIESQAAGGLYPGLPNLSNSTPANLDVTGSSSNSAFTMKNAGAPRVKAIDGIDFKVNPMFVNSSGSNNSSQLPDLSQFNDLDRLDDKYNYSYATEHAVLS; translated from the exons ATGACGGAGCTTGAATTCTCAGCTGACAATGCAGCGCCAGTTATACCAATCACAGCTATATGTATTGTAGCCGATAAAAATAAAGCCCCACGCGGATTTTTGCCT ATAATAAAATGTCAAGATGACCAAACAGAAGCCGACCTTTGGAGAGATggttttttcacaataaatcGGCAGGTCCGTTACATTTGCACAAGTACAGAAATTCCCGATTCAAATATAAAA ACACCAGTACAAGTCATAACCAATCTCATCATTGTTCGCGAGTCTGACCCCATTCCTCACGGTTATGTGGCTATTGATTACACTGCCGATAGCA GAGAAAAGTCATTGCGTAAAAAATATGTGTGCATTCGAACAGAACCACGCGATCGTGTCGTTGACGCTATTGGAGAGATTATTATTcttggaaaaacgaaaaaagttccAAGAGATTATACATCGGCAGG agatatTGATTCGCTGCTTATTTGCTACAAAGTAATCTCTATTCCTCAAACTTATGGAATTCAAACAAGCAATAGCACGTCCAATATTGAATCTCAAGCGGCGGGTGGTCTTTATCCAGGTCTTCCGAATCTTTCGAACTCTACACCAGCTAATCTTGATGTCACTGGATCATCAAGCAATTCTGCGTTCACTATGAAG aacgctGGAGCTCCTCGCGTGAAAGCTATCGACGGAATCGACTTCAAAGTGAACCCAATGTTTGTAAATTCGTCTGGTTCTAATAATTCTTCTCAACTGCCCGATCTCTCACAATTCAACGATTTGGATAGATTGGACGACAAATATAATTATAGTTATGCCACTGAGCACGCCGTTCTTTCATGA
- the erp-44.2 gene encoding Endoplasmic reticulum resident protein 44.2 (Confirmed by transcript evidence), with product MNLASVLLLLAACHLSVSVNGQEHKEAIELSMANHDHVLGSAQVVFVAFCADWCPFSRRLKPIFEESARVFHQENPQASAVWAIVDSQRQADIGDKYFVNKYPTMKVFVNGELITKEYRSTRSVEALTNFVKFQLSTAINEFSSQDQLNQEMDKSKRNVVAWLKKDGPEFANLKKVASILREDCSFWVPTDHFGTQTNDNKLSFFDPDSNEEAKFTGNFNDYDFVKQWVTDKCIPLVREVTFENVEELTEEGMPFLIYFRDPDNKTTDKVFGEAVARELYDQRSAINPLLADGHKFAHPLKHLGKTKEDLPVLAIDSFQHMYLFPDMTQMNIPGKLREFVMDLHSGKLHKDFHENLDQRMIELAKAKAARGITDDHEAQAPSTRPIDTTPPPSVFKELKPSDKRYSILQKSEL from the exons ATGAACCTGGCAAGCGTGCTTCTTTTACTGGCCGCTTGCCACCTATCAGTGTCTGTAAATGGACAAGAACACAAAGAAGCAATTGAATTATCCATGGCAAATCATGATCATGTTCTTGGAAGTGCTCAG gtagTATTTGTTGCTTTCTGTGCTGATTGGTGTCCATTCTCCCGTCGCCTTAAACCGATTTTCGAAGAATCGGCACGTGTTTTCCATCAAGAAAATCCACAAGCTTCTGCCGTCTGGGCTATTGTAGATAGTCAGCGACAG gctgATATTGGAGACAagtattttgtgaataaataTCCAACTATGAAAGTTTTCGTTAATGGAGAGCTTATCACAAAAGAATATAGGTCAACTCGTTCTGTGGAGGCACTTAccaattttgtcaaattccAACTTTCAACAGCTATCAATGAGTTTTCATCTCAAGACCAATTAAATCAAGAAATGGATAAATCGAAGAGAAATGTTGTTGCTTGGTTGAAGAAGGATGGACCAGAGTTTGCCAATTTGAAG AAAGTTGCATCAATTCTCCGCGAAGATTGCTCATTCTGGGTTCCAACTGATCACTTTGGAACACAAACAAATGATAACAAACTATCTTTCTTTGATCCAGATAGCAATGAAGAAGCCAAATTCACTGGAAACTTCAATGATTATGATTTTGTAAAACAATGGGTCACTGATAAATGTATTCCATTGGTTCGTGAAGTAACATTCGAAAATGTCGAGGAACTCACTGAAGAAGGAATGCCATTCCTCATTTATTTCCGTGATCCTGATAACAAAACAACTGATAAAGTATTTGGAGAAGCTGTTGCTCGTGAACTTTATGATCAAAGATCTGCAATTAATCCACTTCTTGCCGATGGACATAAATTTGCTCATCCATTGAAACATCTCGGAAAAACAAAGGAAGATCTTCCAGTTCTTGCGATTGATTCATTCCAGCATATGTATCTATTCCCTGATATGACACAAATGAATATTCCAGGTAAACTTAGAGAG tttgttATGGATCTTCACTCTGGAAAGCTTCACAAGGACTTCCACGAGAACCTTGATCAACGAATGATCGAGCTCGCCAAGGCAAAAGCTGCACGTGGAATCACTGATGATCATGAAGCTCAAGCTCCATCTACTCGTCCAATTGACACAACACCACCTCCATCAGTGTTCAAAGAGCTTAAGCCATCTGATAAACGGTATTCGATCCTTCAAAAGTCGGagctctaa
- the C06A6.7 gene encoding FTH domain-containing protein (Confirmed by transcript evidence), translated as MENLLNPICEENKLHQDNLSSVELRDLATTVFVSGVDGLEDNQNRNGVEVVRANGTPMSLPLSPIEFNHDDAFILEEHPNVLKPLEQQTVSDEAVILLNRILKSSEKSLKRCVLWNVFERSRKWKNTKRATELDLATTLISRVDQRPTLLHVFCRRLTEADIFSIIEKSLLDVKLPCDRSSLFRVTMKTEMPLKQLIGQIENFLTSSPEIQLNEHFTLAAENNLDRFGDKFFTPLVGNFADSEHFFNQWTSMSSATHFTFRIKEKKFLTVNVTYYNNDDMKGARFKTIVVEQFVSGSIPERHVTFGSPLVSSVVEYDIDEKLPFNRLPAICHDLMDFLEG; from the exons atggaaaatctGCTGAATCCAATTTGTGAAGAAAATAAGTTGCATCAAGACAATCTTTCGTCCGTGGAACTTCGAGATCTCGCGACAACTGTTTTTGTTTCGGGAGTTGATGGTTTGGAAGACAATCAAAACAGAAATGGTGTTGAAGTTGTTCGAGCTAATGGAACTCCAATGAGTCTTCCATTGAGCCCCATTGAGTTTAACCATGATGATGCTTTTATTTTGGAGGAGCATCCAAATGTTTTGAAGCCTTTGGAACAGCAAACGGTATCAGATGAAGCTGTGATTTTGTTgaatcgaattttgaaatcgtCTGAAAAAAGCCTGAAACGTTGTGTGTTGTGGAATGTTTTCGAAAGAtcaagaaaatggaagaatacTAAAAGAG cAACGGAACTTGATTTGGCAACCACATTGATTTCTCGGGTTGATCAGCGTCCAACACTTCTCCATGTCTTCTGTCGTCGTCTCACTGAAGCTGATATTTTTTCGATCATTGAGAAATCTCTTCTGGACGTTAAATTGCCCTGTGATCGTTCGTCGTTATTTCGTGTAACTATGAAAACAGAGATGCCATTGAAGCAATTGATCGGGCAGATTGAGAATTTTCTAACTTCATCTCCTGAAATTCAGCTCAATGAGCACTTCACTCTTGCCgctgaaaacaatttggaTCGCTTCGGTGATAAATTCTTCACTCCATTGGTTGGAAACTTTGCTGACTCGGAACACTTTTTTAATCAATGGACATCAATGTCATCGGCAACTCACTTTACTTTTAGAATCAAAGAGAAGAAGTTTCTAACAGTTAATGTCACATATTACAACAATGATGATATGAAAGGAGCTCGTTTCAAGACCATTGTTGTTGAGCAATTCGTTTCTGGTTCAATTCCAGAGAGACATGTCACTTTTGGAAGTCCATTGGTATCAAGTGTTGTTGAATATGATATTGATGAAAAG cttccaTTCAATCGACTTCCTGCCATATGTCATGATTTGATGGAttttctggagggatag